A window of Gouania willdenowi chromosome 12, fGouWil2.1, whole genome shotgun sequence contains these coding sequences:
- the ier5l gene encoding immediate early response gene 5-like protein — MINTMECAVDAQSLISISLMKIHNSRTQRGGIKLHKNLLVSYVLRNARQVYIKEKYAEIYRMQQYEEVMTVCNEIQELNPLDVEAEDREEEQLERAACCGEAAAIHREDCVKEPEPGFYRSCCMEPAPHYEHFTLTNTNNNNTHCNKTTVLDLDTHVVTTVENGYLHQDCCCDPQTPQRKRKGDFGCGASDPEDVPDFSTARKRARREDCALPSLEYTDTSNISNLISIFGSGFSGLLSRQADLEQICSKPALASLGAWTRAIVAF; from the coding sequence ATGATCAACACTATGGAGTGCGCCGTGGACGCGCAAAGCCTCATCTCCATCTCCCTAATGAAGATCCACAATTCCAGGACGCAGAGAGGCGGGATCAAGCTGCACAAGAACCTGCTGGTGTCCTACGTGCTGAGGAACGCCAGGCAGGTCTACATCAAGGAGAAGTACGCGGAGATCTACAGGATGCAGCAGTACGAGGAGGTGATGACTGTGTGCAACGAGATCCAGGAGCTGAACCCGCTGGACGTGGAGGCGGAGGACCGGGAGGAAGAGCAGCTTGAGCGGGCAGCGTGCTGCGGGGAAGCCGCTGCGATCCACCGGGAGGACTGCGTCAAAGAGCCGGAGCCCGGCTTCTACCGGAGCTGCTGCATGGAGCCGGCTCCTCACTACGAACACTTCACCCTCACCAAcacgaacaacaacaacacgcaCTGCAACAAAACCACCGTGCTGGACCTGGACACGCATGTGGTGACCACGGTGGAGAACGGCTACCTCCACCAGGACTGCTGCTGCGACCCGCAGACCCCGCAGAGGAAACGGAAGGGGGACTTCGGCTGTGGCGCCTCCGACCCGGAGGATGTCCCGGATTTTAGCACCGCACGGAAACGAGCCAGACGCGAGGACTGCGCCCTGCCCAGCCTGGAATACACGGACACATCCAACATCTCCAACCTCATCTCCATCTTCGGCTCCGGCTTCTCGGGACTGCTGAGCAGACAGGCGGACCTGGAGCAGATCTGTAGCAAACCGGCTCTGGCCAGCCTGGGGGCATGGACCCGGGCCATCGTGGCTTTCTGA